Proteins encoded within one genomic window of Aurantiacibacter spongiae:
- a CDS encoding glycosyltransferase family 4 protein codes for MNELSRQSVAAPRLIFVNRYFWPDRSATSQILSDIAFYLVGRGYRVEVIASRLSYEGDEAPYPANEVRQGVVIHRVTTPRFGRANVIGRVADYLGFYIGAFAKVLSLAREGDVVIAKTDPPVLSAPVGLAARLKRARRATWLQDLYPEVAEAFAVLRKNGLLASMVRASRDRSLRDATMNIAIGERMAQIVRQAGVKKERIVVIPNMTDDEAITPVDAIDNPLRREWGFGPDDLVVGYSGNLGRAHEVDTVLDAAERLEAMGRDDIRFLVIGGGYLHPHLEAEIARRGLTNFVVKPYQPRERLNLSLTVPDVHWVSLRPALEGLIVPSKFYGAAASGRPVVFIGDSDGEIAPLVHDRKCGAIIEQGASDHLVDTLCDYADRPQQRLAQGRNARSMVVEKFSRRSVYEAWDALVDRLLA; via the coding sequence ATGAACGAGCTGTCGAGACAGTCGGTGGCCGCGCCTCGGTTGATTTTCGTCAATCGCTATTTCTGGCCAGATCGCAGTGCCACTTCCCAGATTCTCAGCGATATCGCCTTCTACCTCGTCGGCAGGGGTTATCGGGTCGAGGTCATCGCCAGTCGCCTTTCCTACGAAGGCGACGAAGCGCCCTACCCGGCGAACGAGGTCCGTCAGGGTGTTGTGATCCACCGTGTCACGACACCGCGGTTCGGGCGTGCCAATGTCATTGGGCGCGTCGCCGATTATCTCGGCTTCTATATCGGTGCCTTTGCAAAGGTTCTCTCACTCGCCCGCGAAGGCGATGTAGTCATCGCCAAGACCGATCCTCCGGTTCTTTCCGCGCCGGTCGGATTGGCCGCACGTCTGAAGAGAGCCAGGCGCGCAACCTGGTTGCAGGATCTTTATCCGGAGGTCGCAGAAGCCTTCGCTGTTCTCCGTAAGAACGGCCTTTTGGCGTCAATGGTGCGCGCTTCACGCGACCGTTCCTTGCGTGATGCCACAATGAATATCGCGATCGGAGAGCGAATGGCACAGATCGTGAGGCAAGCAGGTGTGAAGAAGGAACGGATCGTCGTCATTCCCAACATGACCGATGACGAAGCGATCACACCAGTAGACGCGATCGACAACCCGCTGCGGCGCGAATGGGGGTTTGGTCCTGACGATCTCGTGGTCGGATATTCAGGCAATCTCGGCCGGGCGCACGAGGTGGACACGGTACTCGATGCAGCGGAACGGCTGGAGGCTATGGGGCGGGACGACATCCGGTTCCTGGTCATCGGTGGTGGCTATCTGCACCCCCACCTCGAAGCGGAAATCGCTCGCCGCGGCCTCACCAATTTCGTTGTCAAACCTTATCAGCCTCGCGAGCGGCTCAACCTCTCGCTTACCGTTCCCGACGTTCACTGGGTGTCGTTGCGGCCGGCACTGGAAGGTCTCATCGTGCCCAGCAAGTTCTACGGTGCCGCGGCCAGCGGACGGCCGGTCGTATTCATCGGCGACAGCGATGGCGAGATCGCGCCGCTGGTTCATGACCGAAAATGCGGAGCCATCATCGAGCAGGGAGCGTCCGACCATCTCGTCGATACCCTCTGCGACTACGCCGACAGGCCGCAACAGCGGCTTGCGCAAGGCCGCAACGCCAGGTCGATGGTGGTCGAGAAGTTCAGTCGTCGTTCGGTTTACGAGGCGTGGGACGCTTTGGTCGACCGACTGCTAGCCTAG
- a CDS encoding sugar transferase → MAAPNRLIQDRRSFIRSFTVQVCACIVLGSVVPTFFYFGGNAPFLQPGPIKHSLIASIIATIAAIFFARRVNIYPGVKQYGTVIPTFVSSFGIVAMGILALRIEYSIPVFGINAFWSTVIFLCFVGLDARSDDNVFYAVRGGRIERLGQMGLKTVPLREPILPTGQGAMIVADLHHDHGPDWEAMLARAALAGIPVFHFKQVYEAATGKVQVEHLSENSFGSLLPNMSFLRAKRVVDALLVLALAPLLLAPMLLVALFIKLESPGPALFRQYRSGYRGLPFKVAKFRTMRTESLSTSEDERRASAMTNDNDPRITRVGGFLRRTRIDELPQMWNILLGQMSWIGPRPEAVDLANWYRREIPFYDYRHIVRPGITGWAQVNQGHVTDLHDIDDKLQYDFYYIKNFSYWLDLLILARTAFVVLSGHGAR, encoded by the coding sequence ATGGCAGCCCCGAACAGGCTGATACAGGACCGGCGCAGCTTCATCCGGTCCTTCACCGTGCAGGTTTGCGCGTGCATCGTGCTGGGCTCGGTAGTTCCGACATTTTTCTATTTCGGAGGAAACGCGCCGTTCCTTCAACCGGGGCCGATCAAGCATTCGCTGATCGCGTCGATCATCGCGACGATCGCTGCGATCTTCTTTGCGCGGCGGGTAAACATCTATCCCGGTGTCAAGCAATACGGCACTGTCATTCCGACATTCGTTTCGAGCTTCGGCATCGTGGCGATGGGCATTCTCGCCCTGCGTATCGAATACTCGATACCCGTTTTCGGCATCAACGCCTTCTGGTCCACGGTAATCTTCCTCTGCTTCGTCGGCCTCGACGCACGCTCGGACGACAATGTCTTCTACGCCGTGCGCGGTGGCCGTATCGAACGCCTCGGCCAGATGGGGCTGAAGACCGTGCCGTTGCGCGAACCGATCCTGCCAACGGGGCAGGGCGCGATGATCGTCGCCGACCTTCACCATGATCATGGCCCGGACTGGGAAGCCATGCTGGCGCGGGCTGCATTGGCGGGCATCCCCGTGTTTCACTTCAAGCAGGTCTACGAGGCAGCTACCGGAAAGGTGCAGGTCGAGCATCTTTCGGAAAACAGCTTCGGATCGCTTCTGCCCAACATGTCCTTCTTGCGGGCGAAGCGGGTGGTCGACGCTTTGCTGGTCCTCGCCCTTGCGCCTCTGCTGCTCGCCCCGATGCTGCTGGTTGCGCTGTTCATCAAGCTGGAATCGCCCGGACCCGCCCTGTTCCGGCAGTATCGCAGCGGTTATCGCGGGCTGCCTTTCAAGGTCGCGAAGTTTCGCACGATGCGAACCGAAAGCCTGTCGACCAGCGAGGATGAACGCCGCGCCAGTGCCATGACGAATGACAACGATCCCCGCATCACGCGCGTCGGGGGGTTTCTTCGCCGCACTCGCATCGACGAATTACCGCAGATGTGGAACATCCTGCTCGGTCAGATGAGCTGGATCGGACCACGGCCGGAAGCCGTGGACCTGGCGAACTGGTATCGCCGCGAAATCCCGTTCTACGATTACCGTCACATCGTGAGACCCGGCATCACCGGGTGGGCGCAGGTAAATCAGGGGCACGTCACCGACCTTCATGACATCGACGACAAGCTTCAGTACGATTTTTATTACATCAAGAACTTCTCGTACTGGCTCGACCTGCTGATCCTTGCCCGTACTGCTTTCGTTGTCCTGAGCGGACATGGCGCGCGGTAG
- a CDS encoding 2-oxoacid:ferredoxin oxidoreductase subunit beta, translating to MNQLTKIETSLKDWETDQEVRWCPGCGDYAILKAVQRTLPQLGADPANTVFVSGIGCSSRFPYYMESYGFHTIHGRAPAFATGIKLANPDLDVWLVTGDGDGLSIGGNHLMHVLRRNVDMQILLFNNEIYGLTKGQYSPTSRENTRSPSTPLGSVDHPANPCAFALGAGARFVGRGIDVSRNLPDILTAAHAHRGAAFIEIFQNCIVYNKDVFDDFARPKGADQQQLWLSHGEPMLFGSEKTGGVKGLRLDPSRFAFEVVDVSDGDWEAAGVVVHDATNRVLAHMLVELPFGPFPMPLGVIYDDPKPTYEAAVHDEKRRASEGKEASFAKLLAKGQTWTVDGTAQDPV from the coding sequence ATGAACCAACTGACGAAGATCGAAACGAGCCTGAAGGACTGGGAAACCGACCAGGAGGTGCGCTGGTGTCCGGGTTGCGGGGACTACGCTATCCTGAAGGCGGTGCAGCGCACCCTTCCGCAACTCGGAGCGGACCCGGCGAACACCGTTTTCGTCAGTGGCATCGGCTGTTCCAGCCGCTTCCCCTACTACATGGAAAGCTACGGCTTCCATACGATCCATGGCCGCGCGCCTGCCTTTGCGACCGGAATCAAGCTGGCCAACCCGGATCTCGATGTCTGGCTGGTCACTGGCGATGGCGATGGCCTTTCGATCGGCGGTAACCATCTCATGCATGTCCTGCGCCGCAACGTCGACATGCAGATCCTGCTGTTCAACAACGAGATCTACGGCCTCACCAAAGGCCAGTATTCGCCCACCAGCCGGGAAAACACGAGATCGCCCTCCACGCCTCTCGGATCGGTCGATCACCCGGCCAATCCCTGCGCTTTCGCGCTCGGGGCGGGGGCGCGGTTCGTGGGGCGTGGAATCGACGTGTCCAGGAACCTGCCCGATATCCTCACCGCCGCTCATGCCCATCGGGGCGCGGCCTTTATCGAGATCTTCCAGAACTGCATCGTCTACAACAAGGACGTGTTCGATGATTTCGCGCGGCCCAAGGGCGCCGATCAGCAACAGCTTTGGCTCTCACACGGCGAGCCGATGCTCTTCGGCAGCGAAAAGACCGGCGGCGTGAAGGGACTGAGGCTCGATCCGTCACGCTTCGCTTTCGAGGTCGTCGATGTGTCTGACGGCGATTGGGAAGCGGCCGGCGTCGTTGTGCACGATGCCACCAACCGCGTGCTCGCTCACATGCTCGTCGAATTGCCTTTCGGGCCGTTCCCCATGCCGCTCGGCGTCATCTACGACGATCCCAAACCGACATACGAGGCAGCCGTCCATGACGAGAAGCGCCGGGCTAGCGAGGGCAAGGAAGCAAGCTTCGCCAAACTCCTTGCCAAGGGCCAGACCTGGACGGTTGACGGCACCGCGCAGGATCCGGTCTGA
- a CDS encoding 2-oxoacid:acceptor oxidoreductase subunit alpha has product MATQQAERRPDLSKRDAIVVRFAGDSGDGMQLTGGQFTLSTALAGNDLSTFPDFPAEIRAPQGTLFGVSAFQINFGSRQINTAGDAPDVLVVMNPAALKVNLEALRPGGLIIADTGEFTKRNLDKAKYDANPLEDGSLARWDVLAFDISALTIEAVKDFGLGNKDALRSKNMWTLGLALWMFDRDRQPIVDWLNDKFARKPDIAAANIAALNAGHAYGETAELSGPLQQVAMPPLEQEPGLYRTITGAESISLGLVAGAQLAELPLFFGGYPITPASAILHHLARLKEFDVITFQAEDEIAAICAAIGASYAGQLGVTSSSGPGIALKTEAMGLGIMVELPLVIVNSQRGGPSTGLPTKTEQSDLYQAVYGRNGDAPMPVLAARSPGDAFDVAIEACRIATQYMTPVMLLTDGYIANAAEPWKVPDPAAYERFPVTFLQEAPAGEEFHPYIRDEKGARPWVKPGTPGLMHRVGGIEKNATTGNIDYSPDNHQAMTDARKNKVAGIVVADQEIELGEPSGELAVVGWGSTFGPIRQAVSRWIARGRKVSHIHVRHIWPLPANLGEMLGRFDHVLVPEMNTGQLKTLLRDQYLVRCESLTKTSGQPFQIAELEEAIEAYFDRIDGNEGGQVPVNDEQLPPISSSADN; this is encoded by the coding sequence ATGGCGACACAGCAGGCCGAGCGACGGCCGGACCTTTCGAAGCGGGACGCCATTGTCGTGCGTTTCGCCGGTGACAGCGGCGACGGGATGCAACTGACCGGCGGCCAGTTCACGTTGTCCACCGCGCTTGCGGGCAACGACCTGTCGACATTTCCCGATTTTCCCGCCGAAATTCGTGCGCCGCAGGGTACGTTGTTCGGCGTTTCGGCATTTCAGATCAATTTCGGAAGCCGGCAGATCAACACCGCTGGCGACGCGCCAGACGTTCTGGTGGTGATGAACCCGGCGGCCCTGAAGGTAAACCTGGAAGCGTTGCGGCCGGGCGGCCTCATCATTGCCGATACGGGGGAATTCACGAAGCGTAATCTCGACAAAGCGAAATACGACGCCAACCCGCTGGAAGACGGAAGCCTCGCCAGGTGGGACGTTCTCGCGTTCGACATTTCAGCCCTGACCATAGAGGCGGTGAAGGATTTCGGGCTCGGCAACAAGGATGCCCTGCGCTCGAAGAACATGTGGACGCTGGGCCTGGCATTATGGATGTTCGATCGCGATCGCCAGCCGATCGTCGACTGGCTGAACGACAAATTCGCCAGAAAGCCCGATATCGCCGCTGCCAATATCGCGGCGCTCAACGCCGGCCATGCCTATGGCGAGACGGCGGAATTGTCCGGTCCCCTGCAACAGGTTGCGATGCCGCCGCTGGAGCAGGAACCCGGGCTTTATCGCACGATCACGGGAGCGGAGAGCATTTCACTCGGCCTAGTCGCCGGAGCGCAGCTCGCCGAACTTCCCCTGTTCTTCGGCGGCTATCCGATAACCCCGGCCAGTGCGATCCTGCACCATCTCGCACGGCTCAAGGAATTCGACGTCATCACATTTCAGGCGGAGGACGAAATCGCCGCCATCTGTGCCGCCATTGGCGCGAGCTACGCGGGGCAGCTTGGCGTCACCAGTTCTTCCGGCCCGGGCATCGCGCTGAAGACCGAGGCGATGGGTCTGGGAATCATGGTCGAATTGCCACTCGTCATCGTTAATTCCCAGCGAGGCGGCCCGTCCACCGGACTACCGACCAAGACCGAGCAAAGTGACCTTTACCAGGCCGTCTACGGGCGAAATGGCGACGCCCCCATGCCGGTACTGGCCGCTCGTTCGCCGGGCGACGCGTTCGACGTTGCGATCGAGGCTTGCCGTATCGCAACGCAGTACATGACGCCGGTCATGTTGCTGACCGACGGTTATATCGCGAACGCCGCGGAGCCATGGAAAGTCCCGGATCCTGCCGCCTACGAGCGGTTTCCGGTCACTTTCCTGCAAGAGGCACCGGCAGGTGAGGAGTTCCATCCCTATATCCGGGACGAAAAAGGTGCGCGACCCTGGGTAAAACCGGGCACGCCCGGCCTCATGCACCGCGTGGGCGGGATCGAGAAGAACGCGACGACAGGGAATATCGACTATTCGCCCGACAACCATCAGGCGATGACCGACGCGCGCAAGAACAAGGTCGCCGGGATCGTCGTCGCGGATCAGGAAATCGAGCTTGGCGAGCCGTCGGGAGAACTGGCCGTGGTAGGCTGGGGCAGCACCTTCGGCCCGATCCGCCAGGCAGTCAGTCGGTGGATCGCGCGGGGGCGCAAGGTCAGCCACATCCACGTTCGTCACATCTGGCCCCTGCCGGCGAATCTGGGCGAGATGCTCGGCCGCTTCGATCACGTGCTGGTTCCGGAAATGAACACTGGCCAGCTCAAGACCTTGCTGCGCGACCAGTATCTCGTCAGGTGCGAGAGTCTGACAAAGACCAGCGGCCAACCGTTCCAGATCGCGGAGCTCGAAGAAGCGATCGAGGCTTACTTCGACAGGATCGACGGAAACGAGGGCGGTCAGGTGCCAGTAAATGACGAGCAGCTTCCCCCCATTTCGAGTAGCGCCGACAATTGA
- a CDS encoding RNA pyrophosphohydrolase, with product MKDPEYLRYRPCVGTMLVNERGEAFVGKRIDNREGDWWQMPQGGVDLGEDLDVAMLRELGEETGASPQHLEIVHRMEQEQFYDLPEDLQGKLWGGRYKGQRQKWYLVRFTGSDADIDLEAHEHPEFCEWKWVDPDLLPELIVPFKKPIYEAVVAEFKPRLRLL from the coding sequence ATGAAGGATCCCGAATATCTCCGATATCGCCCATGCGTGGGCACCATGCTGGTTAACGAAAGGGGTGAGGCCTTCGTCGGCAAACGCATCGACAATCGCGAAGGCGACTGGTGGCAGATGCCGCAGGGCGGCGTCGATCTGGGCGAGGATCTCGATGTCGCCATGCTCCGCGAACTCGGCGAAGAAACGGGGGCCAGCCCGCAACACCTTGAGATTGTCCATCGCATGGAGCAGGAGCAGTTCTACGACCTGCCGGAAGATTTGCAGGGCAAGCTGTGGGGCGGGCGTTACAAGGGGCAGCGCCAGAAGTGGTATCTGGTCCGCTTTACCGGCAGTGATGCCGACATCGACCTGGAGGCCCACGAACATCCGGAATTCTGCGAATGGAAGTGGGTCGATCCGGATCTGCTGCCAGAGTTGATCGTGCCGTTCAAGAAACCGATCTACGAAGCGGTCGTGGCCGAATTCAAACCACGACTCCGACTGCTGTAG
- a CDS encoding tetratricopeptide repeat protein, whose amino-acid sequence MTDTPPIAAANDRSRWKELFMRYAPAAALLSLFVAVSASVGFAEDHQPDPRAAALVAEGRSQMQAGNVQDAISSFEAALAVDPAYTAIYLDLASAARAEGLQGKAIHFYREAQERDPENLAAIAGEGEALVEKGAISAARENLSRLRDLCGSDCAETATLAAAIDRGPLVMTAEMVTQDEEVTQN is encoded by the coding sequence ATGACCGATACTCCGCCAATCGCCGCGGCCAACGACCGGTCACGATGGAAGGAATTGTTCATGCGTTACGCGCCCGCCGCCGCCCTGTTGTCGCTGTTCGTGGCAGTGAGCGCGAGCGTGGGTTTTGCCGAGGATCATCAACCCGATCCGCGTGCCGCTGCGCTGGTGGCGGAAGGCCGTTCGCAGATGCAGGCAGGCAACGTGCAGGATGCGATCAGTTCGTTCGAGGCAGCGCTCGCCGTCGATCCGGCCTACACCGCGATCTATCTGGACCTCGCTTCCGCGGCGCGGGCGGAGGGATTGCAGGGTAAGGCGATCCACTTTTACCGCGAAGCGCAGGAGCGCGATCCGGAGAACCTCGCAGCGATCGCGGGTGAGGGGGAAGCCCTGGTCGAGAAGGGCGCGATATCCGCCGCGCGCGAAAACCTGAGCCGGCTGCGCGATCTTTGCGGCAGCGATTGTGCAGAAACCGCGACACTGGCTGCCGCGATCGATCGCGGTCCTCTGGTGATGACGGCCGAAATGGTTACCCAGGATGAAGAGGTGACGCAGAACTGA
- a CDS encoding RsmB/NOP family class I SAM-dependent RNA methyltransferase: MRDAARLASAIEILDTVISAARSGGAPADRILADWFRSHRFAGSKDKHAIRELVYDAIRACGPVPPTGRAAMVRLSKLRPELRDLFDGSQYGAAPIDDGEQSADGGIAPHWLEQRLAASDVGTEAASALLGRAPLDLRVNALKSSREGISLPESGEKLAAPHALRFPTGTRADRWKAYEQGFVEIQDHGSQLACLATEARPGECVIDLCAGAGGKTLALAAAMDNRGTLVAADTDRGRLSRLGPRAERAGARIADTVLLDPGKEMQALSTWKGAADRVIIDAPCSGMGTWRRNPEARWRLGERELERLAALQQRLLGVAADLVKPGGVMTYVTCSLLDEEGAVQIDRFLAGHPDWTARRPDLPLGQPRGKGVRLTPSRDGTDGFFIACLCRA, translated from the coding sequence GTGAGGGATGCGGCCCGCCTCGCCTCGGCGATAGAAATACTCGATACGGTCATTTCTGCCGCCCGCTCCGGAGGGGCGCCGGCAGACCGGATCCTGGCCGACTGGTTCAGATCGCACCGTTTCGCCGGATCCAAGGACAAGCACGCGATACGCGAACTCGTCTATGACGCGATCAGGGCCTGCGGTCCCGTTCCTCCGACGGGGCGCGCGGCGATGGTGCGCCTGTCGAAACTGCGACCGGAACTGCGCGACCTCTTCGACGGGTCTCAGTATGGTGCGGCGCCGATCGATGACGGCGAGCAAAGCGCCGATGGCGGTATCGCGCCGCACTGGCTGGAACAACGCCTTGCCGCCTCGGACGTCGGGACCGAAGCGGCCTCGGCTTTGCTCGGACGGGCACCGCTCGATCTTCGCGTGAATGCCTTGAAGTCTTCGCGCGAGGGCATTTCCCTGCCGGAGTCCGGCGAGAAGCTTGCTGCACCGCACGCCCTGCGCTTCCCGACGGGGACCAGGGCGGACCGGTGGAAGGCCTACGAGCAGGGGTTCGTGGAAATTCAGGATCATGGCAGCCAGCTGGCATGTCTGGCGACCGAAGCCCGGCCAGGCGAATGCGTCATCGATCTTTGCGCGGGGGCGGGCGGAAAGACGTTGGCGCTTGCCGCGGCGATGGACAATCGCGGGACGCTCGTCGCTGCCGATACCGATCGCGGACGGCTTTCCAGACTGGGGCCGCGGGCCGAACGGGCGGGGGCGCGGATTGCCGACACCGTGTTGCTCGACCCCGGTAAAGAAATGCAGGCACTCTCGACCTGGAAAGGCGCCGCCGACCGTGTCATCATCGATGCGCCCTGTTCGGGCATGGGCACGTGGCGCCGCAATCCCGAGGCGCGCTGGCGCCTTGGCGAAAGGGAACTGGAGCGGCTTGCTGCGCTTCAGCAGCGGTTGCTGGGCGTGGCCGCCGATCTGGTGAAGCCTGGCGGAGTGATGACCTATGTCACCTGTTCGCTTCTGGACGAGGAAGGGGCTGTGCAAATCGACAGGTTTCTCGCGGGGCATCCCGACTGGACTGCCCGCCGACCCGATCTGCCGCTCGGGCAGCCGCGCGGGAAAGGAGTTCGTCTGACACCGTCCCGGGACGGAACGGACGGTTTTTTCATCGCCTGTCTATGTCGGGCGTGA
- the guaB gene encoding IMP dehydrogenase: MEIETGLTFDDVLLKPAASEILPSQASTRTQLTREIALNIPVISSAMDTVTEAEMAIVMAQMGGIGVLHRNLTVEEQCDAVRRVKRFESGMVINPITIAPDATLGEAQALMDRHNISGIPVTDASGKLCGILTNRDVRFAANPRQPVRELMTADDLVTVSEGVSQDEARRQLHAHRIEKLLVVDGDYRCVGLITVKDIEKAVLNPDATKDAGGRLRVAAATTVGDKGYERTEALVDAECDVIIIDTAHGHNKAVAEAVDRVKKLSNHVQVIAGNVATAEATRALINAGADGVKVGIGPGSICTTRIIAGVGVPQLTAIMDAASAAGDVPVIADGGLRTSGDAAKALAAGASTVMVGSLLAGTEEAPGETFLYQGRAYKAYRGMGSVGAMARGSADRYFQQDVSDQMKLVPEGIEGQVAFKGAARDVVHQLVGGVKAAMGYTGCSTIADLKTRAKFIRITNAGLSESHVHDVSITREAPNYPTR; encoded by the coding sequence ATGGAAATCGAAACCGGCCTGACTTTCGACGACGTCCTGCTGAAGCCGGCGGCAAGCGAAATCCTGCCCAGCCAGGCCAGCACGCGCACGCAACTGACACGCGAGATCGCCCTCAACATCCCGGTCATCTCGTCTGCCATGGACACGGTGACGGAGGCGGAGATGGCCATCGTCATGGCGCAGATGGGGGGCATCGGCGTGCTGCACCGCAATCTGACCGTAGAGGAGCAATGCGATGCCGTGCGCCGCGTCAAGCGGTTCGAAAGCGGCATGGTGATCAACCCCATCACCATCGCGCCCGACGCCACATTGGGCGAGGCGCAGGCGCTGATGGATCGCCACAACATCAGCGGCATTCCGGTGACGGACGCTTCGGGCAAGCTGTGCGGCATCCTAACCAACCGGGACGTGCGTTTCGCCGCCAATCCGCGCCAGCCCGTCAGGGAATTGATGACTGCCGACGATCTGGTCACCGTCAGCGAAGGCGTGAGCCAGGACGAGGCCCGCCGGCAACTGCATGCCCACCGTATCGAGAAGCTTCTGGTCGTCGATGGGGACTATCGCTGTGTCGGGCTCATCACGGTCAAGGACATCGAGAAGGCGGTGCTCAACCCCGACGCGACGAAGGATGCCGGCGGCCGCCTGCGGGTCGCGGCGGCGACCACCGTGGGCGACAAGGGATACGAGCGGACCGAGGCGCTGGTCGACGCCGAATGCGATGTCATCATCATCGACACCGCACACGGTCACAACAAGGCGGTCGCCGAAGCGGTGGATCGGGTGAAGAAATTGTCGAACCACGTGCAGGTCATCGCCGGGAACGTGGCGACTGCTGAAGCGACCAGGGCGCTGATAAATGCCGGTGCGGATGGTGTAAAAGTCGGGATCGGGCCCGGCTCCATCTGCACCACGCGGATCATCGCCGGCGTGGGCGTGCCGCAGCTTACCGCGATCATGGACGCCGCGAGCGCGGCGGGCGACGTACCCGTCATCGCCGACGGCGGTTTGCGTACCAGCGGGGACGCGGCCAAGGCGCTGGCGGCGGGCGCGTCCACCGTCATGGTTGGCAGCCTGCTCGCCGGGACGGAAGAGGCGCCTGGCGAGACGTTTCTTTATCAGGGCCGCGCCTACAAGGCATATCGCGGTATGGGCAGCGTGGGCGCGATGGCTCGCGGGTCCGCCGATCGCTACTTCCAGCAGGACGTGTCCGATCAGATGAAGCTGGTGCCCGAAGGGATCGAGGGGCAGGTCGCGTTTAAGGGGGCGGCACGCGATGTGGTCCATCAACTCGTCGGCGGCGTGAAGGCGGCGATGGGCTACACGGGTTGTTCCACCATCGCCGATCTGAAGACCCGAGCGAAGTTTATCCGCATCACCAATGCCGGTCTGTCGGAAAGCCATGTTCACGATGTCAGCATCACCCGCGAAGCGCCGAACTACCCCACCCGGTGA
- a CDS encoding 3-hydroxybutyrate dehydrogenase codes for MFLAGRRALVTGSTSGIGLAIARALHAEGAEIVLNGFGDSDEIARLRQEMGGAPYSGADLTNVSGVEEMMETAGAVDIVVNNAGMQHVSPVENFPVEKWDAIIALNLSSAFHTARLAVPHMKEKGWGRIVNTASAHSKAASPFKTAYVAAKHGLAGLTKTLALELAEHGVTANCISPGYVWTPLVENQIPDTMKSRGMTREEVMNDVLLAGQPTKKFVQPEEVAALAVFLCRDEAQNITGANYSMDGGWTAK; via the coding sequence ATGTTCCTTGCAGGCCGCCGCGCTCTAGTTACCGGATCTACTTCTGGCATCGGCCTCGCCATCGCCCGCGCGCTTCACGCCGAGGGCGCCGAGATCGTTCTCAACGGGTTTGGCGATTCCGACGAAATCGCCCGGTTGCGACAGGAGATGGGGGGCGCCCCGTATTCGGGCGCGGACCTGACCAACGTCTCTGGCGTGGAAGAAATGATGGAGACGGCTGGCGCGGTCGATATCGTCGTCAACAATGCCGGGATGCAGCATGTTTCCCCGGTGGAAAATTTCCCGGTCGAGAAATGGGACGCGATCATCGCGCTCAATCTGTCGAGCGCGTTCCACACCGCGCGCCTCGCCGTGCCGCACATGAAGGAGAAGGGCTGGGGCCGCATCGTCAACACCGCCAGCGCCCATTCCAAGGCCGCCAGCCCATTCAAGACCGCCTATGTCGCCGCCAAGCACGGCCTTGCCGGACTGACAAAGACACTGGCGCTGGAACTGGCCGAGCACGGCGTGACGGCAAATTGCATCAGCCCCGGCTATGTCTGGACCCCGCTGGTGGAAAACCAGATCCCCGACACGATGAAGAGCCGCGGCATGACGCGCGAGGAGGTGATGAACGACGTGCTGCTGGCCGGTCAGCCGACCAAGAAGTTCGTCCAGCCCGAGGAAGTCGCCGCGCTCGCCGTGTTCCTGTGCCGCGACGAGGCGCAGAACATCACCGGCGCGAACTACTCGATGGACGGAGGCTGGACGGCTAAATAA